From a region of the Janthinobacterium sp. 61 genome:
- the ureE gene encoding urease accessory protein UreE codes for MLTLHTKLAADDSRAAVAQLVLPYDQREKCRLRAVLSNGDEVAVFTVRGTVLRDGERMTGPEGLVVQIVAAREPTYLVRCLDAHTLLRCAFHLGNRHTQAQVGDGFLRIRKDVVLKEMLEGLQASVTEESAPFEPEAGAYGGGHGHHDGHGQHLLAPVPLRQKIHRPSDTPGTA; via the coding sequence ATGCTCACTTTGCATACCAAGCTGGCGGCTGACGATAGTCGCGCCGCCGTTGCCCAACTTGTGTTGCCCTATGACCAGCGCGAAAAATGCCGGCTGCGCGCCGTGCTGTCGAATGGCGACGAGGTAGCCGTGTTCACCGTGCGCGGCACGGTGCTGCGCGACGGCGAGCGCATGACGGGACCGGAAGGGCTCGTAGTGCAGATCGTCGCCGCGCGCGAACCGACCTACCTGGTGCGCTGCCTTGACGCCCACACCCTGCTGCGCTGCGCTTTCCACCTGGGTAACCGCCACACGCAGGCGCAGGTGGGTGACGGCTTTTTGCGCATCCGCAAGGACGTGGTGCTGAAGGAGATGCTGGAAGGCTTGCAGGCGAGTGTGACGGAGGAAAGCGCGCCATTCGAGCCGGAAGCGGGCGCGTATGGCGGCGGCCATGGCCACCACGACGGCCATGGCCAGCACTTGCTGGCGCCCGTGCCGCTGCGCCAGAAGATTCACCGCCCCAGCGACACACCGGGCACCGCATGA
- the ureC gene encoding urease subunit alpha has protein sequence MASIPRSAYAEMFGPTTGDRIRLADTELFIEIEHDYAIYGEEVKFGGGKVIRDGMGQSQRCAAEVMDTVITNAVILDHWGIVKADIGLKNGLIFGIGKAGNPDIQPGVTLPIGGATEIIAGEGMIVTAGGVDTHIHFICPQQIEEALMSGVTTMLGGGTGPAVGTAATTCTPGPWHLHAMLAAADAFPMNLGFMGKGNVSLPLPLEEQVRAGAIGLKLHEDWGSTPAAIDNCLSVADRMDIQVALHSDTLNEGGFLEHTLAAFKDRTIHTFHTEGAGGGHAPDIIAAVGQSNVLPSSTNPTRPFTVNTLDEHLDMLMVCHHLDPAIAEDVAFAESRIRRETIAAEDILHDIGAISMMSSDSQAMGRVGEVIMRTWQTAHKMKVQRGPLAPDTARSDNFRAKRYIAKYTINPAITHGISHVVGSIEAGKIADIVLWKPAFFGVKPSMILKGGMIAAAQMGDPNASIPTPQPVHYRMMFGAFGGGLKKSFTFVSQAAYDLDIGHQLKLNKSVIAVKNMRGLRKHDMIHNSATPHMEVDPETYAVRADGQLLVCEAAAVLPMAQRYFLF, from the coding sequence ATGGCCAGCATTCCCCGCAGCGCATACGCCGAAATGTTCGGCCCCACCACGGGCGACCGCATCCGCCTGGCCGACACGGAACTGTTCATCGAGATCGAGCATGACTATGCGATCTACGGCGAAGAAGTGAAATTCGGTGGCGGCAAGGTGATACGCGACGGCATGGGCCAGTCGCAGCGCTGCGCGGCCGAGGTGATGGATACCGTTATCACGAATGCCGTCATCCTCGACCACTGGGGCATCGTGAAAGCCGATATCGGCTTGAAGAATGGGCTGATCTTCGGCATCGGCAAGGCGGGCAACCCGGACATCCAGCCTGGCGTGACCTTGCCCATCGGCGGCGCGACCGAGATTATCGCCGGTGAAGGCATGATCGTTACGGCCGGCGGCGTCGATACGCACATCCATTTCATTTGCCCGCAGCAGATCGAGGAAGCCCTGATGAGCGGCGTGACGACCATGCTGGGCGGCGGCACGGGGCCGGCCGTGGGCACGGCCGCCACCACCTGCACGCCGGGACCATGGCACTTGCACGCCATGCTGGCCGCCGCCGACGCCTTCCCGATGAATCTTGGCTTCATGGGGAAAGGCAACGTCAGCTTGCCGCTGCCACTGGAGGAGCAGGTGCGCGCGGGCGCCATCGGCCTGAAACTGCACGAGGACTGGGGCAGCACGCCGGCCGCCATCGACAATTGCCTGTCCGTCGCGGACCGCATGGATATTCAGGTTGCGCTGCACAGCGATACCCTCAACGAGGGCGGGTTTCTGGAGCACACCCTTGCCGCCTTCAAGGACCGCACCATCCACACCTTTCACACGGAAGGGGCGGGCGGCGGCCATGCGCCAGACATCATCGCCGCCGTGGGACAGTCCAACGTGCTGCCCTCGTCGACCAACCCGACGCGCCCGTTTACCGTCAACACGCTCGACGAGCACCTGGACATGCTGATGGTGTGCCATCACCTGGACCCGGCGATTGCCGAAGACGTGGCGTTTGCCGAGTCGCGCATCCGCCGCGAAACCATCGCCGCGGAAGATATCCTGCACGACATCGGCGCCATCTCGATGATGTCGTCGGACTCGCAAGCCATGGGCCGGGTCGGCGAGGTGATCATGCGCACCTGGCAGACGGCGCACAAGATGAAGGTGCAGCGGGGGCCGCTGGCGCCCGACACGGCGCGCAGCGACAACTTCCGCGCCAAGCGCTATATCGCCAAGTACACGATCAACCCGGCCATCACGCATGGGATTTCCCACGTGGTCGGGTCCATCGAGGCGGGCAAAATCGCCGACATCGTGCTGTGGAAGCCCGCCTTCTTCGGCGTCAAGCCATCGATGATTTTAAAGGGCGGCATGATCGCCGCTGCGCAGATGGGCGACCCGAATGCGTCGATTCCCACGCCGCAGCCCGTGCACTACCGCATGATGTTCGGCGCCTTCGGCGGCGGTCTGAAAAAGTCTTTCACCTTTGTCTCGCAGGCGGCCTACGACCTCGATATCGGGCATCAGCTGAAACTGAATAAATCCGTCATCGCCGTGAAGAACATGCGCGGCTTGCGCAAGCACGACATGATACATAACAGCGCCACGCCGCACATGGAAGTGGACCCGGAAACCTATGCCGTGCGCGCCGACGGCCAGCTGCTGGTGTGCGAGGCGGCCGCCGTGCTGCCCATGGCGCAGCGCTATTTTTTATTTTAA
- a CDS encoding urease subunit beta, with amino-acid sequence MTPGEYKLEEGEISLNVGRATATVVVANRGDRPIQVGSHFHFFEVNPALAFERWRAYGMRLNITAGTAVRFEPGQQRTVELVALAGERKVYGFNGEVMGELQDTPPGKD; translated from the coding sequence ATGACCCCAGGCGAATACAAATTGGAAGAAGGCGAAATCAGCCTCAATGTGGGCCGCGCCACGGCCACCGTGGTGGTGGCCAACCGGGGCGACAGGCCGATACAGGTCGGTTCGCACTTTCACTTTTTTGAAGTCAACCCGGCGCTGGCCTTTGAGCGTTGGCGCGCCTACGGCATGCGCCTGAACATCACGGCCGGCACGGCCGTGCGCTTCGAACCGGGCCAGCAGCGCACGGTGGAACTGGTGGCGCTGGCGGGGGAGCGCAAGGTCTACGGCTTCAATGGTGAAGTCATGGGCGAACTGCAAGACACTCCACCAGGAAAGGATTGA
- a CDS encoding urease subunit gamma, with translation MDLTPREKDKLLIFTAALLAERRLARGLKLNYPEAVALISAAIMEGARDGKSVAQLMSDGTKILSRADVMDGIAEMIPDIQVEATFPDGSKLVTVHHPIP, from the coding sequence ATGGACCTGACTCCCCGCGAAAAAGACAAGCTGCTCATTTTTACGGCCGCGCTGCTGGCCGAACGGCGCCTGGCGCGCGGCTTGAAGCTCAATTACCCGGAAGCGGTGGCCCTGATCAGCGCCGCCATCATGGAAGGTGCGCGCGATGGAAAATCGGTGGCGCAGCTGATGTCGGACGGTACGAAAATACTCTCACGTGCGGACGTTATGGACGGCATCGCCGAGATGATCCCCGATATCCAGGTGGAAGCGACCTTTCCCGATGGCAGCAAGCTGGTGACCGTGCACCACCCGATACCGTAG
- a CDS encoding urease accessory protein UreD — MPDSTHPAMPSQANAHDAWQAHLRLGFAWHDGVSRLVERTHSGPLRVQKPLYPEGDAVCHAIIIHPPGGVVGGDQLAVDVTVGEGAHAFLTSPGAAKWYRANGHVSGQHIVLRAGSGASIEWLPQESIFFDQACVRLRHEVELAADASYIGCDIVCLGRSASGEIFNEGSIAQQVQIRRGGKLLWWEQGVLAAGGALMASPLGLGGHTVCATLIAVGTPVSAAVLAALREIKVPAGAAFGATQMKSLVVVRLLCGDSEAARTIMLAAWQLLRPAMLGRDAVVPRIWNT, encoded by the coding sequence ATGCCAGATAGTACTCACCCAGCCATGCCCTCACAGGCCAACGCACATGACGCCTGGCAGGCGCACTTGCGCCTGGGATTTGCCTGGCACGATGGCGTCAGCCGTCTGGTCGAGCGCACGCACAGCGGCCCCCTGCGCGTGCAAAAGCCTTTGTATCCGGAAGGCGATGCCGTCTGCCACGCCATCATCATCCATCCGCCCGGCGGCGTGGTGGGCGGCGACCAGCTGGCTGTCGACGTCACGGTGGGCGAAGGCGCGCACGCGTTTCTCACGTCGCCGGGGGCGGCCAAGTGGTACCGCGCGAATGGCCACGTCTCGGGCCAGCACATCGTGCTGCGCGCCGGTAGCGGCGCTTCCATCGAGTGGCTGCCGCAGGAAAGCATTTTCTTCGACCAGGCGTGCGTGCGCCTGCGTCACGAGGTGGAACTGGCGGCGGACGCCAGCTATATCGGCTGCGACATCGTCTGCCTGGGCCGCAGCGCCTCTGGCGAAATTTTTAATGAAGGCAGCATCGCCCAGCAGGTGCAGATCCGCCGCGGCGGCAAGCTGCTGTGGTGGGAGCAGGGCGTGCTGGCCGCCGGCGGCGCGCTGATGGCCAGCCCACTGGGACTGGGGGGGCACACGGTGTGCGCCACCCTGATCGCCGTCGGCACACCCGTTTCTGCCGCCGTGCTGGCTGCCTTGCGCGAGATCAAGGTGCCTGCCGGCGCCGCGTTTGGCGCCACGCAGATGAAATCGCTGGTGGTGGTGCGCCTGCTGTGCGGCGACAGCGAGGCGGCGCGCACGATCATGCTGGCCGCCTGGCAGCTGCTACGCCCCGCCATGCTGGGACGCGACGCCGTCGTGCCCCGCATCTGGAACACTTAA
- a CDS encoding GGDEF domain-containing response regulator → MHRDFSEVNAKGEVLIVEDTPASLKLLSDLLGGAGYAVRQAPNGELALWTAQARPPELILLDVRMPGLDGFEVCRRLKEIPSLRQVPVIFLSAQYDTDDKVRGFALGAVDFIAKPFQAEEILARTDAHVRLARAQLQLAQERANLERRVAERTAELEQVASTLAREVQIRRANEELLRLSGQVFEATQDAILITDPAGIIVTANPAFTRITGYAAQDVVGTDIMRLHAEYTGEAVLLAMRQGLRSSGCWSGEVQTRRKSGDTYPCLLSVSTVHGPDGGVVNYVGVFLDISERKAEQHLIDFLSYHDALTGLPNRVLLRERFEQARANALRDSQQVVLMCLDLDRFKNINDSHGQAVGDKALQVVARFLSGCVREGDTVVRQGGDEFQILLQDDALLGRTLALAQTILAGLREELSVGGERLALTTSIGIAMCPADGDSLDDVLRHADTALVRAKEMGRDHYAFFTERMGSDIRARLAMQQQLRGAIGREEFEVHYQPQMCLRTGAMLGAEALLRWNNPVLGNVPPGLFIALAEEYGLITAIGEWVLETVCAQIRAWHDAGLGSIKVAVNLSGKQFAQDRTVPFVEAALRKYGIAPACLGIEITESTVMGDPDKAVAALTRLKDIGVGISLDDFGTGYSSLGYLKRFPIDVLKIDKSFVDDVTTSSSDAAIARSVISLAHNLDMRVIAEGVETREQVDFLTEHGCDEMQGYYFSRPLAAAPFTALLRERRALAVA, encoded by the coding sequence ATGCACCGCGATTTTTCCGAAGTGAATGCTAAGGGCGAAGTACTGATCGTTGAAGATACGCCGGCTTCGCTGAAGCTGTTGAGCGATTTGCTGGGCGGCGCCGGCTATGCGGTGCGCCAGGCGCCGAACGGTGAGCTGGCCCTGTGGACGGCTCAGGCGCGCCCGCCTGAGCTGATCCTGCTCGACGTGCGCATGCCGGGTCTCGACGGCTTTGAAGTCTGCCGCCGCCTGAAGGAGATTCCGTCCCTGCGCCAGGTGCCGGTAATCTTCCTGTCGGCCCAGTACGATACGGACGACAAGGTGCGCGGCTTTGCGCTGGGTGCCGTCGATTTCATCGCCAAGCCCTTCCAGGCCGAGGAAATCCTGGCCCGCACCGATGCGCATGTGCGCCTGGCGCGGGCGCAGCTGCAGCTGGCGCAGGAGCGCGCCAACCTGGAACGGCGCGTGGCCGAACGCACGGCCGAACTGGAACAGGTGGCCAGCACCCTGGCGCGCGAAGTGCAAATCCGCCGCGCCAACGAGGAATTGCTGCGCCTCTCGGGCCAGGTCTTCGAAGCCACTCAGGACGCCATCCTGATCACGGATCCGGCCGGCATCATCGTCACGGCCAATCCCGCCTTTACCCGCATCACTGGCTACGCGGCGCAGGATGTGGTGGGCACGGACATCATGCGCCTGCACGCCGAATATACGGGCGAAGCGGTGCTGCTGGCCATGCGCCAGGGCTTGCGCAGCAGCGGCTGCTGGTCGGGCGAGGTGCAGACGCGGCGCAAGAGCGGCGACACCTATCCCTGTTTGCTCAGCGTGTCCACCGTGCATGGCCCGGACGGCGGCGTTGTCAACTACGTGGGCGTCTTCCTCGATATCAGCGAGCGCAAGGCCGAGCAGCATCTGATCGACTTCCTCTCCTACCACGACGCGCTGACTGGCTTGCCGAACCGCGTGCTGCTGCGCGAGCGCTTCGAACAGGCGCGCGCCAACGCCCTGCGCGACAGCCAGCAAGTGGTGCTGATGTGCCTGGACCTGGACCGCTTCAAGAACATCAACGATTCGCACGGCCAGGCCGTGGGCGACAAGGCGCTGCAAGTGGTGGCGCGTTTTCTGTCCGGCTGCGTGCGCGAGGGCGACACCGTGGTGCGCCAGGGCGGCGACGAATTCCAGATCCTGCTGCAGGACGATGCCCTGCTGGGCCGCACGCTGGCGCTGGCGCAGACCATCCTGGCCGGCTTGCGCGAAGAGCTCAGTGTCGGTGGCGAGCGCCTGGCGCTGACCACCAGCATCGGCATCGCCATGTGCCCGGCCGACGGCGACAGCCTCGACGACGTGCTGCGCCACGCCGACACGGCCCTGGTGCGCGCCAAGGAAATGGGGCGCGATCATTACGCTTTCTTCACGGAGCGCATGGGCAGCGATATCCGCGCCCGCCTGGCCATGCAGCAGCAGCTGCGCGGCGCCATCGGCCGCGAGGAATTCGAAGTGCACTATCAGCCGCAAATGTGTTTGCGCACGGGCGCCATGCTGGGCGCGGAGGCTCTGCTGCGCTGGAATAACCCGGTGCTGGGCAATGTGCCGCCCGGTCTGTTCATCGCGCTGGCCGAGGAATACGGCTTGATCACCGCCATCGGCGAATGGGTGCTCGAAACCGTCTGCGCGCAGATCCGTGCCTGGCACGACGCGGGCCTGGGCAGCATCAAGGTGGCCGTCAACCTGTCTGGTAAACAGTTCGCGCAGGACCGTACGGTGCCTTTCGTCGAAGCGGCATTGCGCAAATACGGCATCGCGCCCGCCTGCCTGGGCATCGAGATCACGGAAAGCACGGTGATGGGCGACCCGGACAAGGCGGTGGCCGCCCTGACGCGCCTGAAGGATATCGGCGTGGGCATTTCGCTCGATGACTTCGGCACCGGCTATTCCAGCCTGGGTTACCTGAAGCGCTTTCCCATCGACGTGCTGAAGATCGACAAATCCTTCGTCGACGACGTCACCACCAGCAGCAGCGACGCGGCCATCGCGCGTTCCGTCATCTCGCTGGCGCACAACCTGGACATGCGCGTCATCGCCGAAGGCGTGGAAACGCGCGAACAGGTGGACTTCCTGACGGAACACGGCTGCGACGAAATGCAGGGTTATTATTTCAGCCGTCCCCTGGCTGCTGCACCATTCACGGCCTTGCTGCGCGAACGGCGCGCGCTGGCCGTGGCGTAG
- a CDS encoding HAMP domain-containing sensor histidine kinase: MTFYAPKGARLGGVSIVLAVSVTLTFVVTVLLLVFAVLFYQSEREQRWQQLQQSLAVSADQLAVAIELPLWNLDEKQMQAIMRSMLGKRELVASSLTPGIGKEALVLRRNADGAIDSLAALPAEPGWLVQRRSVTMGGQVIGSVAVYATPALLHAQLRQRALGIGAMIVALDVILVASIWLLMWCLMLKPLKAIGQYAAGVKAGQGEAFGTPPKAWFLGELRTLYRSIRDMVALLDSRYRALQRSEERVQMATGAASIGIWDWNVSSDALQWDEQMYAQFKADASGNMSPAAIWRAALVPDDVPAAKEALRAVLGTGHAFTHEYRILWPDGAIRYIKADAVIFRDGRGRPVRLVGSNYDITAHREAELELLRHRHHLEELVVERTSALSVAVSQAQAANRAKSTFLANMSHELRTPLNSVIGFSRLMAASPNMQDDEKRNLAIIHRSGNHLLTLINEILELSKGEAGRLQAQATVVALAPLLQEVMDMLGMPAEQQGLVLHLDCADLPAAVLLDATRLRQVLLNLMSNAVKFAGSGKVTLRVRGERRDDATWRLSFAVSDTGIGIAPEDQQRIFEPFVQADSAGPKDGTGLGLAISREFVQLMKGELTVESTPGQGATFRFSIPAQAAQARMLASVPPAPPAQAAVLPALQAQDLRLLAWEERAALLVALRELNLARVAQLLAAMPASAAPLLAPLQAMLDQHQYRQLCVLLDSEGALAHA, translated from the coding sequence ATGACTTTTTACGCACCCAAGGGCGCCCGCCTGGGCGGCGTGTCCATCGTGCTGGCCGTCAGCGTAACGTTGACCTTTGTCGTCACCGTGCTGCTGCTGGTGTTTGCCGTGCTGTTTTACCAATCCGAGCGCGAACAGCGCTGGCAGCAGCTGCAGCAAAGCCTGGCCGTCAGCGCGGACCAGCTGGCCGTGGCCATCGAACTGCCCTTGTGGAACCTGGATGAAAAGCAGATGCAGGCCATCATGCGCAGCATGTTGGGCAAGCGCGAACTGGTGGCCAGCTCCCTGACGCCGGGCATCGGCAAGGAAGCGCTGGTCCTGCGCCGCAATGCGGACGGCGCCATCGACAGCCTCGCCGCGCTGCCCGCCGAACCGGGCTGGCTGGTGCAGCGGCGCTCCGTGACGATGGGTGGACAAGTCATCGGCAGCGTCGCCGTGTATGCGACGCCGGCCTTGCTGCACGCGCAGCTGCGGCAGCGCGCGCTGGGCATCGGCGCCATGATCGTGGCGCTCGACGTGATCCTGGTGGCCAGCATCTGGCTGCTCATGTGGTGCCTGATGCTCAAGCCCCTGAAGGCGATTGGCCAGTATGCGGCCGGCGTCAAGGCGGGGCAGGGCGAAGCCTTCGGCACGCCGCCGAAAGCGTGGTTCCTGGGCGAGCTGCGCACCCTGTACCGTTCCATCCGCGACATGGTGGCGCTGCTCGACAGCCGTTACCGCGCCCTGCAACGCAGCGAGGAGCGCGTGCAGATGGCGACGGGCGCGGCCAGCATCGGCATATGGGACTGGAACGTCAGCAGCGACGCATTGCAGTGGGATGAACAGATGTACGCGCAATTCAAGGCCGATGCGTCCGGCAACATGTCGCCGGCGGCGATCTGGCGCGCGGCGCTGGTGCCGGACGATGTGCCGGCCGCCAAGGAGGCCTTGCGCGCCGTACTGGGCACAGGCCATGCGTTCACGCACGAGTATCGGATCCTGTGGCCCGATGGCGCCATCCGCTACATCAAGGCCGATGCCGTGATCTTCCGCGACGGGCGGGGCCGGCCCGTGCGCCTGGTGGGTTCAAACTACGACATCACCGCGCACCGCGAGGCCGAACTGGAACTGCTGCGCCACCGCCATCACCTGGAAGAATTGGTGGTCGAGCGCACGAGCGCCCTGTCGGTGGCCGTCAGCCAGGCGCAGGCGGCGAACCGCGCCAAGAGCACCTTCCTGGCGAACATGAGCCATGAACTGCGCACGCCCTTGAATTCCGTGATCGGCTTTTCGCGCCTGATGGCCGCCTCGCCCAACATGCAGGACGATGAAAAACGCAACCTGGCCATCATCCACCGCTCCGGCAATCATTTATTGACTTTGATCAATGAAATCCTCGAACTGTCGAAGGGCGAGGCGGGGCGCTTGCAGGCGCAGGCGACCGTGGTGGCGCTGGCGCCGCTGTTGCAGGAAGTGATGGACATGCTGGGCATGCCCGCCGAGCAGCAGGGATTGGTCCTGCACCTCGATTGCGCGGACCTGCCGGCTGCGGTACTGCTTGATGCGACGCGCTTGCGCCAGGTGCTGCTGAACCTGATGTCGAACGCCGTCAAGTTCGCCGGCAGCGGCAAGGTCACCTTGCGCGTGCGCGGCGAGCGGCGCGACGATGCCACGTGGCGCCTGTCTTTCGCAGTCAGCGACACGGGCATCGGCATCGCCCCGGAAGACCAGCAGCGCATCTTCGAACCCTTCGTGCAGGCCGATAGCGCGGGACCGAAGGATGGCACGGGCCTGGGCCTGGCCATCTCGCGCGAATTCGTGCAGTTAATGAAGGGCGAGCTGACGGTGGAGTCCACGCCGGGGCAGGGCGCCACCTTCCGTTTCAGTATTCCAGCGCAGGCGGCGCAGGCACGGATGCTGGCATCCGTGCCGCCGGCCCCGCCAGCGCAGGCGGCAGTGCTGCCTGCACTGCAGGCGCAAGACTTGCGTCTGCTGGCCTGGGAAGAGCGCGCCGCCTTGCTGGTGGCGCTGCGCGAATTGAACCTGGCCCGGGTGGCACAGCTGCTGGCGGCCATGCCTGCGTCGGCGGCGCCGTTGCTGGCGCCGCTGCAGGCCATGCTCGACCAGCACCAGTACCGTCAGTTGTGTGTCTTGCTGGATAGCGAGGGCGCGCTGGCACATGCCTGA